The DNA segment TGCCAAGCCTACACTGAAACTATTGAACTACTGTGATTATTCCAACTGATTATTCCATGTAAACATTCCTGGTGCTGTCTCCCTTTGACTTGCATGGAGCAGACACAGCTTTTATTACAGTACCCCAGATAATTATAAATAGATAATGCATATTCTGTATGTTATGTAACTATAATTGCAATAACTGATTGGATTCTGGAAGAGTAAAGGCAGGACCTGATGcccattagaaagaaaaagaactctGAATTGCCTTGAAAATTGTTTCCAGTTTGGTTTTTCAGAGATTTGAACAATCccaaaggaagaaggaaacatGATTCATGTTGCACAGGCTTGCTTTGGTACAGTTGTGTGTATTTAGGGGGGGCTGgataaaattaaaactcaaCAGACAGAAGGGCAGGAAGAAACTCTCTTTACAATTCTGTACCTACATTTTACTAAAATGAAATCTCATAACTATAAAGACTTATATGTGGGGAAATACTAAATAAAACAAGAtctgctttttattctgttgACTTCAACTTTAAGACTCCTGTCACAGTACTTTTTACCACTCTATAATTTCTAGACCATCTTTCTCAGACTCTTGtgcaacattttcaaaatgatGCCTGAGATATGTATCGAGAAGTAAAATTTCACTCCTTAAAAAATTCACTTACGGAAGATACTTGACTGTAATGTGGACAACAAACAACCCTCAAATGTAAGACCTAAAAGCAGCTGTATCATCAGTTGGCAAGTGATATTCAGTTATGTGCCAACAATAATCCAGCAGCATCCACATGACATTGAGCCATTTTTACCACACTTAAGATTTTACTTAAGAACATTACAGGTAGCACATTTAAAAACAGTGTGTCAGTCTGCCCGTCTGAAAACGTGTTCCTCTAATATTTATGATATTAAAtctatgaatttttttaaaactttggaATAGCTGATGCCGAGATATTTTCCAGGCTTTTATCTCACTTTCGATTTCCCCTGTTTTCAGACGTTCTACCGGAGCACATCAACTACCAGCTGCCAGACCCGGATTTCCAGAGCGCCCCTTACTGCCAGTACTCAGCAGTGCCAGTTCCTGCCCCGGCACTGCAGTGCCAGCCCCCTCTGTCCCCGTATGGCACATACGGCCTGGACCCTCCCTACAGCGACGGGCCCTGCGTGGGCAGCAGCTGCGAGCTGAGCAAAGCCCCGTTCGCGGCTCCCCCCGTGGATGACGGGGGGTACCAGGGGTTAAAGAGGCCGAGGCTGCCCCAGCCGGGGAGGCtgagggggcaggaggagctgtgtgTCGTGTGTGGGGACAAGGCCTCCGGGTACCACTACAACGCCCTGACCTGCGAGGGCTGCAAAGGTGAGCACCTGACCCCCAGCATTCCACACCTGTGATTTATGCAAAcaggttttgttgggtttgaaGCTGTTTCTACAGAGGGGTTTAATTTATCTAAGGAGCCCCTTATCTAACACACTCCCAGATTCacatttttacagcattttctgaagaaatgctTTCTGTCTGTATTTAATATGAGCACCTCGAGCATCTCATTTTTGCACAGATGACTCAATAGAATAGTCTCTGTTTAAGCAGGTACTGATTTTCACATGACCATTTATTATAGATTTTCTTGAGTGTTATTacttattattaaaattaaataaaagcaagtAGTAATGACTTACTAATTATATTTAACTTGTTATATTgaaggggaggcagaggggcagctccaatctctgctctctgtgagcagtgacaggacctgagggaacagctggagctgtgtcagggaggtttaggttggatctcaggaaaaggttcttcccccagagggtggtcgggcactgaacaggctcctcagggccccaaggctgccagagctcaaggagtgtttggacaacgctctcatGCACAGGGTGAGATTTTTGGGGTGCAGGAACAGGAGTTGGACTTGCTCTTTGTGTGTTcctttcaactcaggatattctgtgattctatgactccatgtacagaaaacagcatttaataTCAGTCAGAAAGAACCAGACATAACTATGTTgttaaaaagtaaattttaaatcaagttaatgtttccatttaaaaccccaaacaaccaaacctGAAAGACACTATTAATTCCTTAAATTACTGTGAGGTGAAGCTCCTCAGGCTGCTGGAGCCATGACCTGACCCTTGTGTGCAGGGTTCTTCCGCCGCAGCATAACCAAGAACGCGGTGTACCGGTGCAAGAACGGGGGGCACTGTGAGATGGACATGTACATGAGGAGGAAGTGCCAGGAGTGTCGCCTGAAGAAGTGCAAAGCTGTGGGGATGCTGGCAGAATGTAAGTGCTCCTTCCATGCTGCTTACTTCACTAATCAACCTGGATAAAGCCTTTTCCACAGGAAATCCCTTCGCATTGGAGCTAAATGATATCAGTCTAAGCTTCATTAGGCTGTAGGAAAATTACCTTTGGAGTCTGCAGCACCTGTAGCATCTTCATGTGCAGAAATAAGCAATGCTTGGGAAGTATCTCCCTAAGCTAAGAGGactcagaggtgacctcatcaccgtctataactacctgaagggaagttctagccaggtgggggttggtctcttctctcaggcactcagcaataggacaaggggacacgggcttaagctccgccaggggaaatttaagttggatatcaggagaaaattctttacagagagagtgatcaggcattggaatgggctgcccagagaggtggtggattcaccgtccctggagatttttaaatgcagattggacatggcactgagtgccatgatctagtaaatggactggatttggaccaagggttggactcgatgatctcggaggtcttttccaacccaatcgattctatgattctatgactcctGTTCGAAGacattacaagaaaaaaaaaggaagtactGAGAAGAGAAGCTAAATACCCTGAGCCCTGTCAGGACAGCAGTGAGCAGATCAGAGGTGCTTTagtgtttggggaaaaaaattaaataaaaacgGCATGATGGTCTTTGATGAAAAATTCTGATGCCTGTATGTCACAGAGTCACAAGAAAGGAGGAGACTGGAAACCCTGAGGCCTTTGGTGGGTACTGAACATGAACTCACCTGACAAACCACACATTGCCATATCCTCTAGTGTGTAGTTCCTTACAGGTGATGGCTCCTGTGCTGCAAGACTCGAGTCATCTCTAATAAAAAAGATGATTTCAAATTGTAATCAATTCAAAATACACATATTGATGCCCACTTCCATGCCTTGCAGGTTTGCTGACTGAAGTCCAGTGCAAGTCAAAGCGACTCAGGAAGAATTTCAAGCAGAAGAGCAGTTTCCTTTGCAACATAAAGCTGGAAGATGAGGGACTGAATAGTAAGCATGTATCATCTACAACAAGATCTGGAAAAGTGGGATATTCTTCTATTTAAAATACCTCtttttatcatttatttttacCCCAAGTCATTGTCACCTgatcagtttatttttttaacagatccCAGAGAAGATGGAACTTACTCCAGGGGAACACCAGCTTCTCGACCACATTGTAGCAGCACACCAAAAATACACAATTCCCCTCGAGGAAGCCAAGAAGTTTGTAGGTATCCAGCACACTCAGCCTGCATTGGTGAGTTActgctgtccccagcactgTGCCTTGGTTATATCCCCTGTCCAAATGCTCTTTCATGCAGCTGCAAGAAAGTGCAAGTGCTGAGGAGAGTTTTCTGCGGCTCTCTGAGACAGCCGTTGTCCACGTCCAAGTGCTGGTGGATTTCACAAAGAGACTTCCAGGTAAGTTCCTTCCTTTGGGAGATATTACAGAAACCATACTGATGGCATGAATCCCAGAAAAATACaggctttaagaaaaaaaacgCTTTcaactgattattttttatttccaactTAGCATTTACTTGTCGTGAGGACAAACTCAGAAGCTTTCACTTCAAAACTTTGCTATGATTgggtttcttttccatttctgacATGGAGTAGAGACATTTTCTGGAAGCACCATCTTGAGTGAATTACACATTCTCTGAAATCCAGTTGAGTTTTGCACTATATCATAAtcatcaaaataaaaaccagatgTTCCTTCAAAGGAAAAGGCAGCGCAGAAGGGACTGACCAGCTGCTCCTATTCATATTTTCCTTCAATAAGGCACGAGGGAACATGCAATTAAATTCACTGCATTTCAGTGTAAATTTGGCAAAATGACATTTGACAGGGAGGGtgataattttttctttgtaaaactTCCTGACAAAGGTCAATCACCATGTCTAAAGCAGGTGTTTGATGCAATTTAGCACCACTGGGAGAAAGAGCTGAAGGAATGGGTGAGCTCTTTGTTTCCTTGGTGTTACATTTCCTGCTTTGATCAGGGTCAAGAAGAAATTTCTGAAGGTCCTTTGCTCTCGAATGACAAGTGCAGATAATGAGCTTGTCAAAGGATgaacacaaattttaaaaagataataATATATCAATGAATAAGGGGAATATACACTAAGCAATGTAGCAATTTTATCAGGTACTTGGCCACGTGATATATGCCAGAAATAAGGAACAAATTTTTTATAAAGTCTTGCTTAGTCCCAAAATTTTCACTTGTATCTTCCAGTGAATCTTCTAAAACTGGACACTAAAACtacctcctcctttttttttctttttaattgtctCACCTGCAAACAAGCAAGAAAGATCACAACAGTCCTTGGTACATACATCACTTAACTAAGGCTCCTCCTTTCCAGTAAAGgcatttattattaaaaaaatcattttatcACCTCGTGTTAGGGGCTTAAAGGCAGCCCAGCCTTCTTTGATTCTGATCATGTCCCTTTCTCTGCAGGATTTGAAAGTTTAGCCAGTGAGGACCAGATTGCACTGCTGAAAGGGTCAACAGTTGAGGCAATGTTCCTGCTGTCAGCCCAAATATACAACCAGAGAATGAGCCAGTGCCAACCATCAACAAGTGAGAGTAAGATTGACTAAGGAGCTTTCTACTCACACCAGTGGGAGGTTCTGCCATTTAAAAAACACTTCCATTCATTTTAATTCACTTAATCTCAAATAATTACCTACCCAAGCAGAGTGGTACTTAGAATAGTATCATTAATGACAACATACCTTCTAAAGGCTTTTTATTCAAGGCACacaatctattttttttaataactaaaTAAATAGATTTCTGGTTTCCTCCCATTAGTTCTaaacaaaaagcaacatttttgaGTGTTTGCATAAATTGTGGGGTGGATGGCTAATATTAGCTATGTTAATGACTAATTATATATTGTGTCAAGTTTAACACAAGACTTTGACCAACAATGATGCAAatgagcattttttttaatacctacATGGATCTGGGAAAAATTCCCACATTTTCAGCTATATACCTTCAAAGCAGATACAGACAAATATTTAAAGTCAGTTTAAGCTTGGCTGGAGACTGTCATCTGTCTTGTTCCAGGTCATGCAAGACTTTCTGATCATGGGACGTGTTGTCACGTTCAAAGCCTTGATAAAAACAACATTTATTCCATGGAAATGTCTCACAACGAAGAGAGTCCAACTTCCACTACTACCACAGGTAAGGGAAGTAGAATCTAAATACTGGGAATCTTTTACTTTGCTGGCCCTTTTCTTAATCACAGCGAGCAACACTGTCCCTGTGGCCCCTGGGCTCCCTCTTCCTTGAGCTGCTCTGATCACACACACAGGCATTAAATCCTCCTAGGAAGAGGTGGTGTTCATGTTTGACTATCTCCTAGGATAAAGCCTTGAGCTATATATAAATCCAAAGCTCCACAGTACAACCTTAACACGACTTCTGTTACTGGATTAGAAATGAACACTGTTTTCCTGAAGTTTGTTAACTGTTTCCCTTAAAAGATTCACTGAATCACAGGATGGCTCAGGTTGGAGGGTGCAACAACGGGgcatctggtcccacctccctgctcaagcagggtcatcccagagcacatggcacagggttgtgtccagacagttctgggACATCcacagtgagggagactccacaacctctctggacaatctgttcccACACAGTAATGGAGTTCCTTCcccatgttcaggtggaacttcctgggcattagtttctgcctgttgcctcttaTCCCATTGCTGGGCatccctgagcagagcctggtccaccctctgacccctccctgcagacactgacagGCAGGGATGAGGTTCCCTCTCAGCCACCTCATCctgaggctgaacagccccagctcccttcaGCCTTTTTTAaagtcatggaatcatttaggtcggaaaagacctctaagatcatcaaatccagaATTTACcatgaaaataaatgagagatgctccagcctcCTCATCACCTTCATGTtctctgctggacctgctccaggagctccatgtccctTGTCCTGGGGAGCTCAGCACTGGACAGAGCAATCCAGGTGGATCCAGGGGGGTATCATCTCCCATGCTTCAGGCAAAGATGATCCGCAACTGTTTCTGCACTGAAATAATATCATGATtactttggtttggtttttattaaaaaaaaattttcattcaaatatttttattttatttgtttgtttgggtttttttcccccatccttAAGGCTTAACGGAGGAGTTCATCACCGCCCTGTTCTACTTCTACAGAAGCATGGGGGAACTCAAAGTCACCGAGACCGAGTACGCCCTGCTCGTAGCAACCACCGTGTTCTTTTCAGGTAGGCTGGGAAGGTGACAACAACCTGTCACCTGCCCCCTCAGGGGAGCTGCCACTTCCCCCTCAGAGAAGCTGTCCCTTATCCAGGGGGAAACTGTCACCTTCCCCTCATGGGAGCCGCCACTCGACCCCTCAGGGGAGCTGCCACTTACCCGGGGGAAACTGTCACTTGCCCCCTCAGTGGAGGTGTCACTTACCTGCTATGGGGAGGTGTCACTTACCCGCCATGGGAGGTGCCACTCCCCCCTCAGAGGAGCTGTCACTTATCCCGAGGGAAGTGTCACTTTCCCCTCATGGGAGCCGCCACTTGCCCCCTCAGGGGAGCTGTCATTGCCCCCTCAGGGGAGCTGTCATTGCCCCCTCAGGGGAGCTGTCATTGCCCCCTCAGGAGAGGTGCCACTTGCCCCCTCAGGGGAGCTGTCATTGCCCCCTCAGGAGAGGTGCCACTTGCCCCCTCAGGGGAGCTGTCATTCCTCCCTCAGGGGAGCTGTCATTGCTCCCTCAGGGGAGTTGTCATTGCTCCCTCAGGGGAGCTGTCATTGCTCCCTCAGGGGAGCTGTCATTGCCCCCTCAGGGGAGCCGCCACTTGCCCCCTCAGGGGAGCTGTCATTGCCCCCTTATGGGAGGTGCCACTTGCCCCCTCAGGGGAGCTGTCATTGCCCCCTCAGGGGAGCTGTCATTGCCCTCTCAGGGGAGTTGTCATTGCTCCCTCAGGGGAGCTGTCATTGCCCCCTCAGGGGAGCTGTCATTGCCCTCTCAGGGGAGCTGTCATTGCTCCCTCAGGGGAGCCACCACTTGCCCCCTCAGGGGCGGCGGTGCCGCCTCGCCCCCTCCCTCTCACCGCGCTCTCCCCGCCGCTCTCCCGCAGACCGCCCGCTCCTGAGGGACAAGCGCCatgtggaggagctgcaggagccgCTGCTGTGGATCCTGTACAAGCACTCGAAGCTGCAGCACCCGGGGGACCCGCAGCGCTTCGCGCGGCTCCTGGGGCGCCTCACGGAGCTGCGCTCGCTCCGCCACGCCCACGCGGGGGCGCTGCGCGCGCGGGACCCGCGCCTGGCCGCGCCCCTGCGCGACCTCTGGGACCTCCACTAGGCGGCGCCAACACCCGCCGGGGGGGCTGCGCTGCCCTGGGGGGATCCGCGCGCGCCGCTGCCCCCCCTTCCTGCCCGCCCTGAGGGGCCCGCGGCGCCCGCGGCGCTCCCGGTGCCGGACTCCGGGTCCGTGGGGGTACAAAACCCGTTTAAATTGCCCTGAGCGCCGAGCAGGTGCCCGCGGTCAAGCCCCAGGCGAGCGCTCGGCTCCCCCCGGGGATGTGTCAGGTGAATGGCGCGGCCGcccggctcgggcggggctgCTCTGGAGGAGGGGGGGGCGAGGGGGCCTTTCCAGTGGGACACGGGGACAGAGCCCCGAACCAACCGCACACGGTGTCctatccctgggagtgtccaaggacaggctggacggggctcggagcaacctgggatggtggaaggtgtccctgcccatggcaggaactggatgatcttcaaggtcccttccaacccaacccattctgggattctccgTTGGCGTGAAAGCCCCTGCTCTGAGCTCATTTCACTGCACTCTGCTAAGATTGGTGCTGGGGGGAACACCTTcccttttaatttcaaaggCTTCTGCTGTTATTCTCCGTCAAAACTGAAGGGAATCGTCTTCCTGAGCATCTGCTTTGTGTTGTGACTGTACATCACCAGTGGCAGATCCACGCTGGATGTAATTCAGCACAGTGAGCAGTGTCCCACTCTTGGCTGCCCACACTGGCGTCGATGTCCTGCTCTCTCAACAGATCAAACGTGCTGTGAAAATATTCTGTCATCACACCGAGTTATGGGAATTCAACAAGTTGTTTTTTAACTTCGAGGCTCCTTGTGAAACATGTTTGGATTCATATGTGATGTTCTGGCAGGAGATGAGTTATGCTATTTACAAGATGAACTGTCGTGACTTAAAAACCTTGTGAAATGACATTTTCATGCTAAAATGTAATCGGATGTAGTTTAGAACTACCCATGGgagtaaagaaaaaatcaaCAACTGGACTTTAAAGAAGTAATTTTGCTTTCTGAGTCCTTTACCATGCACCTGTGCACAAACAGACAACAGCTGATGAGTTCTTGGCATCAAAAGCTTCCACTTTGGTCACTATAAAGGAAACCACAAAAACTCAAGAGTTTGATAACCCACTGTGAAGTAAGAAGCAAATAAGAGAGTTCCAAAACCATTGCCAGTACCTTGggctttaaaaattttaagcagttgatttattaataaaaaatgctattttcacATTagctgtacttttttttttttccttctgggtTTTATAATCCTTCTGTACCAATCTACCATAAAGTAATTTGTGCAGAGGTTTAACAAATTCCCAGATGGTGATTTTAATTTGCCACTAGGTTGCCCAAACTGTGGTGAATTCACTGATTCAGGTAAGACTAAAATAAACAATTACCTTGCacattctttaattttttttaaatattttgacaaCTTGAGAAAGCTCACATTTTTTATCTTACTTAAGCAGGAAGAATGTAATCAGAATTTGAAACTCCAGGACAGGGTAAGCACTTGCAGGCACTTCCAGGGACATGTAGCTGTCCCTTGACACTACTGAGAGTCATTTCCTAGTGGTGTTTACAAATCTGTGTTGTATAAAGCTTCAAGAACAGAAGGTGCAAAATAGACTGtggaaaataagaacaaatctGAAGAAATTAGGACTCACCCAGGAGTGACAAAGCACATATAACAGTGTTATTCCTAAAACCTTTTTTTGCCCCTGAATTATCAAAGTATTTAATTTGGTTTGCCTTGCTTCTAACCAGGAGTATCTTGGAGGGGAACTGTTCCTGAGGAAAACCAGCCTTCCCTATCCCTTCCTTACAGCCACTTTAATTTTTAGTTGGAATCTGGGAGTGGCCTTGGGCTGTCACACCTGGGGCAGACTTTTACCTTCAGCATTCTTATGATCCTGGGTTGGTATCATCATCCCTCACTGATAATATTGCAGAAGGCTTCTGGCTTGtctttggtggtggtggtttgttggttggttgggtttttttgttttaattttgcccTCAGCACAGTGATTGTGTGTCTCAGACTGACAAATATCCAGCACTTTCCAAAGCAATGAAACCGAACCCAAAGAGCTCTATCGTCCCAGCCAAACAGCAAATAGGATTAGGGAGTATTTTCAGACCATAAATGGAGATTGCTGGCATATGATATGCAACAAAGAGATTTGCTGTTTTAATCTGTGGTTGATAGGAAATGCTGCAGCTAAtcctgggaaaggaagagaagagcagTCGTCTGTGAATCTATAAATTTCAGAGATGGGAGCTGTGTTTTAGGCTGTTACAGAGACTTGAAACAGCCAGATTAGCTTCGAAAATTCAGCAGCCATGGGCTGTTTAAATGCAAAATCTGGCAAAAACACTTGTTTCTATGGCAGTGTATCAGGATTGTATTTCCTTTTATCAGTggagggctgcagcaggacgGGGTTGGAAATAATTCCTCTACCAGAATACTCATATTTCAGAAATCTGATTGGTTTCCATCATCAGAGCTTCCAATTCTCAGTTGTGTGCAAGTTTGGACATGTTTTTGTTTTACCATCCACAGTTCTATATGTTGTGGAAACAAGAGTGACCCTGCTGTCATGAGAAGCCTGCTCATGAGACCACGAAGTTTTCATGGAGTTGTGCTACTACCAGGGGCAGAGTGAGTAGGAATAATGTGTGATAACTTCTCCTTGTTCCTGCTTTTATCTTAGGCATTGGTCAGTGACAGGGAATCCTATTAAATTGCTGTCACATATGAGCTTCTGGTATGCACTGAATTTCTGTAGCCCATTACAGAGACTCCTGGGGAATGAACCCAGGATTTTTGTAATTACTAAATTCCATTTACAGGTATCACTTGAAACACTTCCTGTAGAACATCAACACACCATCTTTCACTTAATGAAAGTGTAAAACCCCTGATGTCAGTGAATGGATTGATTTAGCAAAGAGAAAGGTTAAAGATAAATAATTAACAGTGTGACTGGCTGTTCCAGAACAGGGCTGCAAAGCTGATGGCTATAAAAACACATCAGAAATTTCTATCACTGACTATCTGCAGGTCAGCGGGAGGGCAACGGAAGAAACGGATCCATAAGCATCAGACGTGTAAGGATGGATTTTGGGAAACTGTTTGGAAGAAGCCTCGGGCAGTCACGGGTTGTGACACTAGATTTGCTTGTTCTGCCAGTCTTTAGTCTGTAGGTTGTGGGATCTCACTCCCATCAAGTGTTCAGAGAGGTCAGTAGTGAATGAGCTCCATGGTCACAGCCAGGATGATCCAGGAGGTTTTTTGAGAGCTGAATAGTTTGTGTAGATCACTGAAGGTGTGTGAATGTCACCCTGGTGCTCTCCTGTGCCTCTCTGACAGATGGGCAGGATAACGTGGTGCCAGCAAGGAAGAGGCAGTGGCAGGAGATTCTGTGCCCATATGAGCCTGGAGCTGAGCTGAGTGTGAGGAGCAGCACTCACTGGAGTCCCAAGGTCCACTCAGACTAATTTATTGCCCTTCCAGAtaaatgaattttcactcttttggtcaggtgTTTCTCTAGTGCACTGAGGTGGGTTCAGAGACTGGGTAAAGACATTACAGGGAATAAAGGCACTGCTGGGATTACACTGCTCCAGGGGCTGATAATTCCCAACATTCAGCATCCACCACTCTGGGCTCTGCCTGACACCTCTAAACCTTCCTCTGGACAGATGGAACCAAGGGCATTACATCTCTCTAATTGCCTTAACAACCAAATTTGTAATCACTGCAAAGAATGAAACTGGGTTTGTGTGGCATGACCTATTTTATGTAACATCATCTTGACGGTcattaaatatgttttcatcTGTTAATTCTTTATTGCTCAAATCCTGTATCAGCTTTCTGTTATTTTACCTGGCTGGTGGAGAGTTACCTGGGTCAACACTCTCCCCTTAAACATTGCCATAATGttagcactttttaaaaatgttttgatatTTCCTCAGTATTCCAGACCTGTTGAAATCAGCATTAGGCAGCTAATCATGTTGAGTTTAAAATACTTATTCCTTATATGATTTATTTCATAATCTTTGTTACAATCTTTGAGATGGTTGTTCAGCCACTATGTTTTCAAATGCACAAGTACTTTCTGAAGCTTTTGCATTTACTCTGCATCAACAGCTTGTCTTCATCTCGTAATGTCTCTTGATTTTACTGTTGGCCTCTGGCCTGGCAGAAGTTGATTTCCTACTCTCCAGCTTCCTGTGCAAGTTTTCTACATTTTCTCACTCCCAGCAGTGATTGTTgttggttttcctcttttttcttgctATGGTTTTTATTGTTGCACTCTCTTTTTCATCTTCACTATGGCAGACTTTCAAGCACTGTTCTAATTTGCTGCTGATGTTTGCAGACATTTCCCT comes from the Pseudopipra pipra isolate bDixPip1 chromosome 25, bDixPip1.hap1, whole genome shotgun sequence genome and includes:
- the LOC135402649 gene encoding bile acid receptor-like, coding for MKQCSWEQSMANTFVTVPDGYCLPEPIQYYDVLPEHINYQLPDPDFQSAPYCQYSAVPVPAPALQCQPPLSPYGTYGLDPPYSDGPCVGSSCELSKAPFAAPPVDDGGYQGLKRPRLPQPGRLRGQEELCVVCGDKASGYHYNALTCEGCKGFFRRSITKNAVYRCKNGGHCEMDMYMRRKCQECRLKKCKAVGMLAECLLTEVQCKSKRLRKNFKQKSSFLCNIKLEDEGLNSKHVSSTTRSGKIPEKMELTPGEHQLLDHIVAAHQKYTIPLEEAKKFLQESASAEESFLRLSETAVVHVQVLVDFTKRLPGFESLASEDQIALLKGSTVEAMFLLSAQIYNQRMSQCQPSTSESHARLSDHGTCCHVQSLDKNNIYSMEMSHNEESPTSTTTTGLTEEFITALFYFYRSMGELKVTETEYALLVATTVFFSDRPLLRDKRHVEELQEPLLWILYKHSKLQHPGDPQRFARLLGRLTELRSLRHAHAGALRARDPRLAAPLRDLWDLH